AAATTAACCTTTTTATGGCACAACTGTCGTATTGGATTGCATCAGATTATACAGGTGGACCTAATAAATTGGACactgcatgtttgttttataacattttttttttccacgtcATAGTTGAGGGCTGGTGATAAAGTTCAAGGCATGTCAAATGAGTAAAAGTGATTGCAACGGATGGATTCACCCGGTGagtattttacttttgtctcGGATGAATTTAACACCAAGAGTGTTGAACAGGAAGAAgacagttgattttttttttctcttctctgatACAGGACGATTTGACTTCCTTCAACAAACTCAGTCTCCTCACCTCGGACACTGAACCCAGACCAGCTTGATGGGCATTGTCAAGAATATAGCACTTACATCCTGATAAAATTTGCTTTTAATAAGAGCTGATTattgtaaaacatttgtttgtatttatgtactGCATTTGTGAAACCAACTTTGGGAATGTAACATTCTTGCTTATGCCTGTTCTGTACTCTTAAATTCAAAAACACTGGGGAAGAGGTTTGGTTTGTGTCTAAAGCAACATATCTGATTAACTGTACTCGTGTGCCTTTTTAATGGAATATATTTGGACTTTGTTCTTTCCTTTGATTTTGTATTTTCCAGTTGTTTCCAattgtttacttttttattttcaaaaagaaaagctccagagttattttgttttctacaACTGACTTAAACAGAAGAGATCTGACGACAAGTAGAATAGGCTCTAGTGCATTTAGCAAATTTCTCCACTAATCTCACAAAGtacacacattgttttttttttttaaatcatcaaactGGAAATTCATCCTGGCATAGTGACTGGAAGCCAAACTTTAACTTGTGAGGTATTAACATTCAAAATACCTCAATCAGAGCAATTTAAAGTAAGCTATTCATTCTGGTCTAATTTGGTCCGGTGGTTGGTTTAACCTCGGACAAAGATTACAACCGCTGTGTTCTAATTACAACTTTAAGCTTTGACTGTCAGTGATTATAATATGTCAGAGAAACCTAAAGCTCGAGCATATTCCTAAATAATTGACACAATAAAGCAGTTCTGTCTCGATAACTTGATAACTGGATAACTTCTCTGTAACGTCAAACCTCTGTCATTGTAATTGTCTGAATTTGGATGTTTTAATGTCGATCCAATTGTGTATTAAAGAAAGTTTATTTGTTGattgctgtttgtgtgagtgtacaTTGGTCTGGTGTTCAATCACCAATACATGAACATGCAtgaggaacccccccccccccccccccccccccctcctcctcactgcctgccagtagaaatacattttaaagcctggctccttcagaataaaagcataaCCACAACCTTTACAGACTCGGAAAACGGCATACGAGTCACATGGATTACACTTAAATGCACATATTTACTGCACAATAGTTTAGAAAAAGAAATTTGTGAAAGAAATGAAACTCAAATAAACACGtgactatttttttaaagcaggaaactttattcttgtgttttccGGATAAGGGGCGTGGTCGTTTCAGTTTACGGTCCAGCTGATGAGAAGCTTCCGCTCAACCGGTTTGTTTACAGTTCAGTGTTCAACCTGTTTCTACACGTAAACAGCTGGAAACCAGGCTGCTCACACGTCCAGGTACAACACGATGAAACCCCAACTCTGTCAGCTCCACCGCTCAGTGTCTGATGCTAGAAAACTAGCTTTAGCAGCTAGCCGCGCAGTGTAGCTGTTAGCTCACGTGTGTTTGCTAAAAAAAAGCAGCGGGGCACGGTTGTTGATGTTAGCTTTAGCTTCGTGAAGTTAGCTCGGCGGAAGTTATGGCCCCAGCTCTGCAGTCACACGTGTGCACAAGACGGATGTGAAATATGACAAACGCATCGTGGAGTCAAACTTCCGCTGTCACAGAGTTTACACTGACGCTGCTAGCATCGTTGGCTAACACGTAGCTGTAACATTGcatttctcagtgtgtgtgtgccgccGACGTGTCTGTGTCACCGTCCTCCAGCTGTGGAGGCGAAgatggaggagacggaggagcagcagcagcagccggagAGGGGAGACACCGACACGCACAGCTTCAGGTTGGTGACAGCTCATGTGTAAACCATGCACAGACCTGCGGGTGTGTCTGTCAACTTCCAAGAGCTCATTAAAAGGAGACATTTAGTAAGTGGCTTGATCGGGTTCAGGTTTGAATCTGGTTTCAGGGAGATGTGCAGCTCAGCAGCATGTTGTCAATATGCAGTAGCATCAACACGGCAGACCTGAGAACGGACCTTGGCTCGAGATCATGTTGTTCTACAGACACGGCTTTAAAATGACTGTTTTAGTGGATTTTTCAGGGAATAATTGATTgaaacatgagtgtgtgtttatttagaATATATTGGATGATGGTGAGTATACACATCAACCCGATCATTGCTTCTCTCCACTGGCTCCCTGTccttttcagattttattttacttcacattGCATCCTGTTGATTctcttatatttacttttcttgctttgctgtcaaagcactttgtaaactcaataataaagtttattattattattaaaagtgGCATACGCTCtctactgagtaccattctaATCTTTAGTTCGATCTGCAACAACACACCACAGACAGTTGGGTTAGTGAAGACAGACTTGCTGATGAATTCATCAGAAGTTCCTGTGGTATATCGTAATGTCTAATTCTTTAATTCAGGAAACAGTTTTTGTTGTGAAACTAATTATCTGTATAGAACTGTCATCAAACCACATTGTCCTGGAAATATGGTGTTGTGATTTGGGGACTAAGGGATGTAGAATGTAAAATTTAATAATCGATAATTTATACACTGTTTACCTTAGAATAGTTTGCTGGAGTTTGCATGGACGAAAAAAGTTCTCTTTGCTTCAGTCATTATCGTCTGAGTCTGTCCTGCTTGAGTTTAAGAGCTTTCAAACCCTCGATCTATTGCAATACCCAACAGAGTGCTGTGTGTGCCAGTCTACCAACATCAGACTGGCAAACAATGCACTGTGGCTGGTGGATTACGTTGCCCAGTAATACCTACCTAATGCGgatttaaaggaaaaaacaatGTGTTGCCATCCAGGAGGGTGCTCAGCAGCCTGCAAAGggacagagttttttttatgcTCAAACATGCCAGTtggttttataatttattaataAGCCTAATGTtgaaacattttacagtgaGATTAGACGTGGGTTTGAGTAGACAAAGAAGACTTGTGGAAATAATGAACCAGCTCCCTAATCACTGTGGAGCACCCAAATCATTAAACCAGGACTTCGCTCATTTCACTCAGAGGTTTGATTCTACAGGAGCCACCGAAACCTTACACCGACGCTCAGTTGATTCCTTTCGTATTTCCAATCATCAAAATTTGGATTAATTTTCTGCCAGAGCACTGCCAACAATTCGTGGTCCTTTTGCAAgaattttcttcttccataatCTTTAACATCGATCCTTGAGGGAGAATGGATGAAATCAATCAGCTGTTAGGCAACGTAGAACGTGTCCGATCTGAGAGCCTCTGCAGCGACGCCACACAGTCAACGGGCAGCAAACAGGTCCTGCTTCATCGGCTCAACCAGCTGTTGACCTGCGTGGATGACTTCGACGCCAAACATGAACTGCATGAGAAAATGGTCAAGACACTGGATAACGCCTTCCTCTTCTGTGGCAAGAGAGCCAACACCCCGAGGAAAGACCGTTTCAGGTGGAGAACCAATGTCACCTCCTAGCTTGTCTTTCCTGTATTACGAAGgtggagacagtgtgtgtgtgttttgtgcatgaCTACCTCTTTCCTTTGATTAACTTCTGTTGCTATTTCTCTTTTACATTCTTTCATGGATTTTCTGTGTGTTCAATGGAGTCCCATATTAAAAGGCCACTTCTGAACTTTGGTGAAAGAACCCCACCAGTGGAGCATGTGTTTCAGAGCAGGGAAATTAATTATTATGGATGCAATGAGTTTGGGCTCAAGGATGACATGTCTCATTATGTGGTGACTATAGCAGCCTGACTGGCTCGTTATAGCAGCACAGTGCTTACACTGTAGGGGTGTTTAGCTTACTGTCACTCAGTGCTCCTTTTTGGTTTTGGCAACACTGAATGAAGCTCTTTGAGTGTACGTTGGACATTATCCATCTGTTACTGATGAATTATTGTTTGGTGTGAAATTCTGTGCACATTTTTTCACTTCCATGTCCACAGGCTTCACATGGTGACGTGGAATGTGGCCACAGCTGATCCTCCAGATGACGTAACCTTGCTTCTCCATCTAAACTCCCCAAAACGCCCGGACCTCTACGTCATCGGGTAGGTGGCGACAGCGTTGGAAGTCTGGTTATATAACTGGGTATGGAAAGAGTGACTCACAATTAaaagtgtgggtgtgtttgtgtgtgtgtgtgtgtgtgttttagcttGCAGGAGGTGTACTCAGGGCCACTGAGATTCGTATCAGATGCTGTGTTCAATGACCCATGGAGTCATCTGTTTATGTCTATTTTAGCACCACGGAATTACGTTAAGGTACAGATCTTCTCATAACACCCTCTTATACCTGCACTCATATTAGAAGTGTAGTACAGATAAGCAAAGACATTATTGTTGCTTCCTTTTCAGCGAGTAACACTGTTTGAAACTAGAATTTTAGTGTTATGTTGTTAGTTATTATCCTCACCTAGATTTACATAACATGTTGACTTAAGAGAGTTTGCTGCAGTGCACACTCAGTGtggccatgtgtgtgtttcaggtgtcaTCTATCAGGATGCAGggtttgctgctgctcttcttctcCAAACTGCAGCATGTCCCCTTCATCAGCGACATCCAGGCCACATACACACGTACAGGCATTTTTGGATATTGGgtaaaggaaacacacacaagttgcTTTCTTGTTCACTGAAATCCGggtaatctcctgaaattatccatgGGGATGTTTGTGAAAAACGCAAATGTCAGTGAGTCAGTTGCTGCTGATATTTTACGCACACTTCTCAAACCCTATAAAGAGATTGTGATGTGTAAAATTATTGCAGTTCCCCTTTAAATAGGGAATGGAATAGaatatgtgtttaaaatatgtcaaaaccaaaccacagaaacagaagtaaatgttttaaatctcaTCTTAATTTTTTCAAGATATCAAAAGTAGCTAATGAGCTGTGTTGTGCGCTTTGATAGTCTTTTTGTGTACAACACTGGAACATTTCTTATGTGCCTTAAATGGAAATTGTAATGGCAGTTCAACAGAACTGGTGGTTTTCCTGTTTCTAAtctctgcctgtttgtttcttAGGGGAACAAAGGGGGTGTTTCCATCCGTTTGTCTTTCTATGGCCACATGCTCTGTTTCCTCAACTGTCATTTGGCTGCTCATATGAAATATGCCTCTGAGAGAGTGGATGAGTTTGAGTACATCATGGACACGCAAACATTTGCGTGTAAAAAAGCTCCAAGAATTGCTGACCACAAGTAAGTCGCTGCACAGAATATCAAATCTCCACTTTACCCAAAGAGATTTTCACGATGACTGATATGAAGCTTCATCTCATCGTATCTCCAGTCTGGTCTTTTGGTTTGGAGATCTCAACTTCCGAATTCAGGACCACGGCATGCACTTTGTCCGCACCTGTATCAACAATCAAACCTACAACCTGCTGTGGAGCAAAGATCAGGTGTGACACTTACTATGACACGCATCACTTCCAGCTCTTGTGAAACGCTCAGGTCTCAGTTGTACACCAGCTTGGATGGATCGTGtatttgagtttgtgttgtcCTTTGCAGTTGATCatgatgaagaagaaagaaCAGATGCTTCAGGACTTTGAGGAAGGCCCTCTGGACTTTCAACCCACGTACAAGTTTGACTTAAACTCTGATACTTATGACAGCAGGCAAGTTACTcataaaataactttttttaaatcacaaccATCTTCAGTTCCTGTTTCTTACAGTATTAATTTGCATATACTTCATCGACACCTCTTTTCAACTTCACAGGCTCTACAAGACATGGTTTGGCTTTAAGTAAGAGCACAAAGTCCATTTTTATCCAAATCTCCCTTGATATATCAGGTTGAATCTTAATTTTATCCACCACTGCAGTATATGCATACTCACAACTTTAACATGCAAGGGGTGTACTCGTTTCCTGCTGGAACCATAGACAATATGTAAAGATGGAAGGTATGACAGCTTcctaaagtgaaaacaaatcatcgTATCACACAGATGGCTCATGTTTCCGAATAAGGTCTTTATTAGATGAGTGAGATGTGTTGACTTCCTTTTTATACATCAGGAGGAAGTGCAGaagcattgtccatctttatatactgtacagTCATTGGTTGTgacttttaaacatgtttctaCAGGATTAACAAGGATTGTTTTTATCTGTAACACGCTGCAGATGAGACAACAAGCAAAAAACCCTAAACAGCCTTTTCAGTCAAATGTTTTCCCTGATAAGAAAAGACCGGAAAGCTTGTTATCTTACTGAATACTGTCTGAGCTCAAGCAGTATTCAAGAGCTGATGAGATGAAATTGTTGTTAAATGTACCCTGTATAGTTTATGGCCACTAGTGGCTTTAGCAATATCATCTTTATGTTTAGTTCAGACTATTTCACTGATGACCGGTGGAAGTGATAATCGCTTTCTGTTTGCAAGAGTGAACGAAAAcatatgatgaaataaaagaaaatctcaaCAAATGAAGTGGAAAAGACAGACAGCATATTTATACAGCATGTTTAACTAAATGGGTTTtgtgtgaaacaaaaaatatagaGGAAACTTTACAGGGTGCCTTTAAATAGCAATCAGTTGTCTACATTAACCCACATTCAACCTAATGTTGTTTATGTAAAATGAAAGCTGCTACGTAACAGCTAACGCGCATGCTCCATAACGATATGCACCGTAAAGTCTGTACAGTCTTTATCATGGAGGAAGAGTTGTCTCATCTTTATTTGGTAGTTTCACTTTCTCATTCATCATCCAGTCACGGGTTTCACAACAGTGGTGATTCTTGCTGTaaacctttaaatgtgtttcctgactgaagccccctcctctctgttgcGTTTGTCATGTGTTGCCCACCTGTCCAGTGGAAAGAAACGCAAACCTGCCTGGACAGACAGGATCCTGTGGCGGCTCAGGCCCAAAGACCAAACCTCTGATAAGCAAGACGACAACTCGGAGGTAGTGAAGAAGgtcaaggagctggaggaggatgaggagtaCCCTCTGAGGATCAGGCAGGACTTGTACACCAGCAACATGGAGTTTAGCATCAGTGACCACAAGCCTGTCATCGGCATCTTCACACTGGAGGTGAGAAACTCTAACACGGGTGTTTTTGCTCtatagaaatttaaaaaatgaaatgtcaggACTTATATTTGTCATAAACACTTTGGACTCATGTATGACCAGATTAGAATTTGGATGCACAGATTAATttgtataattatttattatcaaaaCTAAAACTGTATTGATACAGAGAATGATTTCTCCTCTCATCCAGTTGAGGAAGATGTCTGAGACTCCTCTCGTACATCTGCAGGCGGAGGGCGAATGGAGCGCAGACATTGATGCAATGGTCCTCTACAGCCCTCTGCAGCCGTTCCCCTCCAGTACATGGGACTGGATTGGACTTTATAAGGTAGGTTCATCAACACCAGGTTACCAATGCCAGCAGTGATATTGCAGCAGGTGAGtaataaatgtttgtatgaCATTCAGGTTGGATTCAACAGTTTGACAGACTACATCACCTACACGTGGGTCAAAGACGACGAGGTGGCTTTCAATGAAGAAGTCATACAGGTAGTAGCTTGTGCACCAATGAGTAAAAAGACGAGAAAGTCCCCGGAGTTTAAtaagtgtgtctctgtttttgtAGGTGTATGTTAGTAAAGAGGAAATCCCTGTGCAGggaggagagtgtgtgctgtGCTACTACAGTAGTACTCTGCGGGGCATCATTGGTATCAGTGAACCATTCAAGGTGAGTAAAtgatggattttcattttttaaaatctgattaaaacaaaataccCGGTCTTGTTCATTAAGCTCCAGGTTgatcttcctctttctcttttaggTCCACGAGTCCAAGGTGGCCATTGAGGAAGGCCTGCTACATGACCAGATTAACAGACTCGACCAACTCGTAGCAAGTTAAGATCTTTGAGACTGATCTCCAGGAGTTATAGCTGTGATAAAGTGTAGAGATGAAACAGCTTGGGCCTGGATTTCCTGAACAACGACCAAGCTTTTTATAACTGTGCTTCTTCACCTGTCAGTGAAAGAGCAGATTAGGAAATGCCCCACTGACCTCTCTAATGCTACTGGAGTGGCTACTTAACACCCCTGTGGTCAATACACCTATTATTTTTACGATCACATATAGAGAGATCACATTCTCTCTATATGTAAACCAGAGTGAGCTCTGGGTAAattcaaagcagaaaaaaatgaatcctTCGTACGCTGACTGAAAACCTGAGACTAGTCACGTTACACTGGAGCAAAGAACTGCCAGCTTTATCTTGAGGGCTAAAATGTGGTAGAACTGTGAAAGTCATAGTATCTGGTTGTGTAATAGTGTTGTATGCTGAAACACATTGACgggatgttgtgtttgtttcgtGAGGAATCAGAGTGACAAGGTTAGACCCGAGGTTTTCTGGGAGGCATGAGCCCCTTGCGGTGTGTTGTGACATGTGTTGATCCTGTACCAGGTGAAAGGAGTGGGTGCATTCAGGTTTCTTAATGTAGTTTGAcctattttgacttt
The Paralichthys olivaceus isolate ysfri-2021 chromosome 11, ASM2471397v2, whole genome shotgun sequence genome window above contains:
- the inpp5ka gene encoding inositol polyphosphate 5-phosphatase K isoform X3; translated protein: MDEINQLLGNVERVRSESLCSDATQSTGSKQVLLHRLNQLLTCVDDFDAKHELHEKMVKTLDNAFLFCGKRANTPRKDRFRLHMVTWNVATADPPDDVTLLLHLNSPKRPDLYVIGLQEVYSGPLRFVSDAVFNDPWSHLFMSILAPRNYVKVSSIRMQGLLLLFFSKLQHVPFISDIQATYTRTGIFGYWGNKGGVSIRLSFYGHMLCFLNCHLAAHMKYASERVDEFEYIMDTQTFACKKAPRIADHNLVFWFGDLNFRIQDHGMHFVRTCINNQTYNLLWSKDQLIMMKKKEQMLQDFEEGPLDFQPTYKFDLNSDTYDSRLYKTWFGFNGKKRKPAWTDRILWRLRPKDQTSDKQDDNSEVVKKVKELEEDEEYPLRIRQDLYTSNMEFSISDHKPVIGIFTLEAEGEWSADIDAMVLYSPLQPFPSSTWDWIGLYKVGFNSLTDYITYTWVKDDEVAFNEEVIQVYVSKEEIPVQGGECVLCYYSSTLRGIIGISEPFKVHESKVAIEEGLLHDQINRLDQLVAS
- the inpp5ka gene encoding inositol polyphosphate 5-phosphatase K isoform X2, which produces MDEINQLLGNVERVRSESLCSDATQSTGSKQVLLHRLNQLLTCVDDFDAKHELHEKMVKTLDNAFLFCGKRANTPRKDRFRLHMVTWNVATADPPDDVTLLLHLNSPKRPDLYVIGLQEVYSGPLRFVSDAVFNDPWSHLFMSILAPRNYVKVSSIRMQGLLLLFFSKLQHVPFISDIQATYTRTGIFGYWGNKGGVSIRLSFYGHMLCFLNCHLAAHMKYASERVDEFEYIMDTQTFACKKAPRIADHNLVFWFGDLNFRIQDHGMHFVRTCINNQTYNLLWSKDQLIMMKKKEQMLQDFEEGPLDFQPTYKFDLNSDTYDSSGKKRKPAWTDRILWRLRPKDQTSDKQDDNSEVVKKVKELEEDEEYPLRIRQDLYTSNMEFSISDHKPVIGIFTLELRKMSETPLVHLQAEGEWSADIDAMVLYSPLQPFPSSTWDWIGLYKVGFNSLTDYITYTWVKDDEVAFNEEVIQVYVSKEEIPVQGGECVLCYYSSTLRGIIGISEPFKVHESKVAIEEGLLHDQINRLDQLVAS
- the inpp5ka gene encoding inositol polyphosphate 5-phosphatase K isoform X5 — protein: MEETEEQQQQPERGDTDTHSFRLHMVTWNVATADPPDDVTLLLHLNSPKRPDLYVIGLQEVYSGPLRFVSDAVFNDPWSHLFMSILAPRNYVKVSSIRMQGLLLLFFSKLQHVPFISDIQATYTRTGIFGYWGNKGGVSIRLSFYGHMLCFLNCHLAAHMKYASERVDEFEYIMDTQTFACKKAPRIADHNLVFWFGDLNFRIQDHGMHFVRTCINNQTYNLLWSKDQLIMMKKKEQMLQDFEEGPLDFQPTYKFDLNSDTYDSRLYKTWFGFNGKKRKPAWTDRILWRLRPKDQTSDKQDDNSEVVKKVKELEEDEEYPLRIRQDLYTSNMEFSISDHKPVIGIFTLELRKMSETPLVHLQAEGEWSADIDAMVLYSPLQPFPSSTWDWIGLYKVGFNSLTDYITYTWVKDDEVAFNEEVIQVYVSKEEIPVQGGECVLCYYSSTLRGIIGISEPFKVHESKVAIEEGLLHDQINRLDQLVAS
- the inpp5ka gene encoding inositol polyphosphate 5-phosphatase K isoform X4, giving the protein MDEINQLLGNVERVRSESLCSDATQSTGSKQVLLHRLNQLLTCVDDFDAKHELHEKMVKTLDNAFLFCGKRANTPRKDRFRLHMVTWNVATADPPDDVTLLLHLNSPKRPDLYVIGLQEVYSGPLRFVSDAVFNDPWSHLFMSILAPRNYVKVSSIRMQGLLLLFFSKLQHVPFISDIQATYTRTGIFGYWGNKGGVSIRLSFYGHMLCFLNCHLAAHMKYASERVDEFEYIMDTQTFACKKAPRIADHNLVFWFGDLNFRIQDHGMHFVRTCINNQTYNLLWSKDQLIMMKKKEQMLQDFEEGPLDFQPTYKFDLNSDTYDSSGKKRKPAWTDRILWRLRPKDQTSDKQDDNSEVVKKVKELEEDEEYPLRIRQDLYTSNMEFSISDHKPVIGIFTLEAEGEWSADIDAMVLYSPLQPFPSSTWDWIGLYKVGFNSLTDYITYTWVKDDEVAFNEEVIQVYVSKEEIPVQGGECVLCYYSSTLRGIIGISEPFKVHESKVAIEEGLLHDQINRLDQLVAS
- the inpp5ka gene encoding inositol polyphosphate 5-phosphatase K isoform X1, with product MDEINQLLGNVERVRSESLCSDATQSTGSKQVLLHRLNQLLTCVDDFDAKHELHEKMVKTLDNAFLFCGKRANTPRKDRFRLHMVTWNVATADPPDDVTLLLHLNSPKRPDLYVIGLQEVYSGPLRFVSDAVFNDPWSHLFMSILAPRNYVKVSSIRMQGLLLLFFSKLQHVPFISDIQATYTRTGIFGYWGNKGGVSIRLSFYGHMLCFLNCHLAAHMKYASERVDEFEYIMDTQTFACKKAPRIADHNLVFWFGDLNFRIQDHGMHFVRTCINNQTYNLLWSKDQLIMMKKKEQMLQDFEEGPLDFQPTYKFDLNSDTYDSRLYKTWFGFNGKKRKPAWTDRILWRLRPKDQTSDKQDDNSEVVKKVKELEEDEEYPLRIRQDLYTSNMEFSISDHKPVIGIFTLELRKMSETPLVHLQAEGEWSADIDAMVLYSPLQPFPSSTWDWIGLYKVGFNSLTDYITYTWVKDDEVAFNEEVIQVYVSKEEIPVQGGECVLCYYSSTLRGIIGISEPFKVHESKVAIEEGLLHDQINRLDQLVAS
- the inpp5ka gene encoding inositol polyphosphate 5-phosphatase K isoform X7 is translated as MEETEEQQQQPERGDTDTHSFRLHMVTWNVATADPPDDVTLLLHLNSPKRPDLYVIGLQEVYSGPLRFVSDAVFNDPWSHLFMSILAPRNYVKVSSIRMQGLLLLFFSKLQHVPFISDIQATYTRTGIFGYWGNKGGVSIRLSFYGHMLCFLNCHLAAHMKYASERVDEFEYIMDTQTFACKKAPRIADHNLVFWFGDLNFRIQDHGMHFVRTCINNQTYNLLWSKDQLIMMKKKEQMLQDFEEGPLDFQPTYKFDLNSDTYDSSGKKRKPAWTDRILWRLRPKDQTSDKQDDNSEVVKKVKELEEDEEYPLRIRQDLYTSNMEFSISDHKPVIGIFTLEAEGEWSADIDAMVLYSPLQPFPSSTWDWIGLYKVGFNSLTDYITYTWVKDDEVAFNEEVIQVYVSKEEIPVQGGECVLCYYSSTLRGIIGISEPFKVHESKVAIEEGLLHDQINRLDQLVAS
- the inpp5ka gene encoding inositol polyphosphate 5-phosphatase K isoform X6: MEETEEQQQQPERGDTDTHSFRLHMVTWNVATADPPDDVTLLLHLNSPKRPDLYVIGLQEVYSGPLRFVSDAVFNDPWSHLFMSILAPRNYVKVSSIRMQGLLLLFFSKLQHVPFISDIQATYTRTGIFGYWGNKGGVSIRLSFYGHMLCFLNCHLAAHMKYASERVDEFEYIMDTQTFACKKAPRIADHNLVFWFGDLNFRIQDHGMHFVRTCINNQTYNLLWSKDQLIMMKKKEQMLQDFEEGPLDFQPTYKFDLNSDTYDSSGKKRKPAWTDRILWRLRPKDQTSDKQDDNSEVVKKVKELEEDEEYPLRIRQDLYTSNMEFSISDHKPVIGIFTLELRKMSETPLVHLQAEGEWSADIDAMVLYSPLQPFPSSTWDWIGLYKVGFNSLTDYITYTWVKDDEVAFNEEVIQVYVSKEEIPVQGGECVLCYYSSTLRGIIGISEPFKVHESKVAIEEGLLHDQINRLDQLVAS